The genomic region AAGATGATGCTGTAGGTTATGCGTTCATGGCAAAAGTTGAACCACACAAAGACACACGAACTGAAGAGCAGAAATACATTTGTCGGAAGCTGTTAGCTTAAACCATGAAAGATAGAAATTATCGAGCTTGGAAAGAGGCCAAGAAGGCAAACTGATGGGATTCAGATCGAGAGTGTTATTTGGACCCGAAAGGCAACATGATTGCTGAACTAGGAACACTCATAGTTGAAACCCTCATTGAACAGCTGAAGCAAGAGGAtgaatagagagagagagagagagagagagagagaacaggCAAGGAAAGCTGAAGAGGAAGAGCAAAAGTCAAAGAAAGTCGATGATGGCATAATCGACACAACAAAGGAAATGACCACAGCGAATCTGACGAAGATGGCAGGCAAAGTGCTGATGGCAAAGGAATTAGAGGTAGATTCCAAGTCTGTGTCTATGTCAACAAATGAGGTCAGTGGTAGTAGTTCAACAGATGAGTCAGGTAAGACTGAGAAGGGTAAAAAGGAAagtgattgcaaaaattgcatgaaaaaaATGCAACGTTTGTATCACAAATGCATATCTCGCAGTCAAAAAGACTGAAGAGCTGGTTGCTAAAGTCAAAATGGTTGAAGATCAAATCTTAAGTCATGTTAAACTTGTGAGAGCTTCAAATGAAAGAATTAAAGAATTAAGtgagaaaattgaaaaagataaaagtgATGTAGAAAGAtttaggaaagaaaatgagaaGTTAATTCATGAAAACCGACAACTTTCCGAAAATCATGAGAAGCTAAAAAAAACAATCAAAGATTCTGATGAGCGAAACAGTAAAACTTCTAAAGAGaattttcaattgtctggagttCTTCAGACAAAAGAAAAACAGATATCAACCAGCAGCTTGATGAGATTGCCAATCTTAAGCTTCAGTTTCAGGAAgctaagattgaaaatgagagaattaatCTGAAACTGAACAGTTACAGCTCCACAAGCTTTGTTCTTCAGCATATAGTTCCCAAACCAATTGGGAAGAACAAAGCTGGTGAAGATGTATACTCAGATGGAACTGGAGTtggttatcatcaagttccaccacccatgttaaacaatttttcaaagacaAAATCTGGGTTGGATAATGATGATGAAACAAATGATGTAAAACTTCCAGAAACTAtcgatgtcacattcacttcatcatccGATGAAGACAGTGTTCGGTCTGAAGTCGCAAAAAATGTGGTTGAAAACGTTTTAAAGTCAGACAGTGACTCAGCTGAAGATGAAGAATGTTTCTTAAACAACTACATTCCGAAATCAAAATCCCAAAACAACTTAagtgatgaacctactcttgtgatgtacaagatgtctggttctgataagttgttttcggatctTGAATTTCCACTTGAGAATGTAAATGTTGACAAGTTAAAGAAAGTTTTCAAGTTGGTGGAAATTGATGTTTTTGAAGTTGAGagtttgaaaagtttgaaaagaatgatgaattttgaaaaagacaaaaagcttactacaagaaacctgttgtaCCACCACGTTTTAACAATAACAATCAAAACAGATGGTCGGgaggttatcagggtggtaagaataaTCAGAAAAAGAActttcaaaacaagaagtttgtcgAAAAGAAAGTGTTTGTCAAAAGCTCAAATTCAATTTCTGAACAAGAgtctgatttttttttcaaaatcaaacaaagagttctttgagaaaaagGCCTCACAACCTCAGGCTGAAGGCAAAAGTC from Helianthus annuus cultivar XRQ/B chromosome 10, HanXRQr2.0-SUNRISE, whole genome shotgun sequence harbors:
- the LOC110881888 gene encoding uveal autoantigen with coiled-coil domains and ankyrin repeats-like; its protein translation is MNREREREREREQARKAEEEEQKSKKVDDGIIDTTKEMTTANLTKMAGKVLMAKELEVDSKSVSMSTNEVSGSSSTDESVKKTEELVAKVKMVEDQILSHVKLVRASNERIKELSEKIEKDKSDVERFRKENEKLIHENRQLSENHEKLKKTIKDSDERNNKRKTDINQQLDEIANLKLQFQEAKIENERINLKLNSYSSTSFVLQHIVPKPIGKNKAGEDVYSDGTGVGYHQVPPPMLNNFSKTKSGLDNDDETNDVKLPETIDVTFTSSSDEDSVRSEVAKNVVENVLKSDSDSAEDEECFLNNYIPKSKSQNNLSDEPTLCTNSKPKSVVVESPKKKDDVKGKAPMFVEKKVLQKENIKVKTEPVKESVTKTDKFYKRAASSQQAWKPKSEAKTTSSSKPKVSESAKPSSSTKKMYVPLDFYEKLEKQTSTPPGKKYVPKKDQSSGQPPEKEFFLYKKVEIGSEESLKMNDKNFPPLYTELPRSISRWIMDSGASRHMTGRKTLLYDVRGFNGGYVGFAGNQGGRIAGEGTLSNGVITFERVNYIAELENNLLSISHICDRMYSTHFMDKQCLILKPGFVIPEDWVIMRASRVNDLYVLDISIATTTMG